The DNA segment TCACAAATTTGGATTTCTAGgagaatttttttgaaaagacTTATGAAGGTTTCTGTCATTTTATCAACGTTATATAGTGTATGTTGCAAAGTGATATTGTGCAGGAAGCAAAACCCGAATTCGAGACATCCATGGTCGAAGGCTATGAGAAATAATATACCTTTTTGTAAATCTAATGTATCCTACACAAATCCCTACGATGAAATAAAAGATTTGTGATGAGTTTTCAACTGATAGAACAAAAGCTCATTCCATGTGTCAATAGGACCAGGCAAGCACCAATGAACACAATCACTGTGCGTGTTCTTCATTTCATGTCCCCACACATGGTTATTGGGATGTCCATCAGGTCTACGCAGCATCATTTCAGTTGTGTTCAACATCAAAAACTTCAAACCCCTCTTCCTTCCTTCCCTTCTCGCTCCTCTAAACTCCTCCACTTGAACCTTGTACGTCTCAAAAATGTAACCATCAAACTTCATTTCCTCCTTCCCATAAGGCTTTCTCCTCTCACAACTCCCTCCTTTGTTCCACTCAGAATTCTCGAAGTGTGCAGGGGAGAATGTTCTCAAAAAGGTCACCCCCTTGTACCCTTTCATCTTTACCATGGTTCTCAGTGCAGTTCGGAATGCTTTTCTGTATCCATAGTAGTGACTCAGCTCTGTGATGTTGCGTTGCTCACACTTGTGGCACCCTACAACTTGTCCTTTTTCGTAGAACAATGCTGGCCGAAAGAACCACTGCCCAGCTGAGATAATGACAAAATCGAAGTTTTTCACCTCTCCACTCCACGATTCATCTGCCTTATCTAGATACAGATTCGTGAGGCTGCTGTGGACATCGCTGCTTCTAACCAAAAATGGGGACCATAGTGTTACAACTGTAAAGTTGTAATCCGCATAGAACCACCTTCTGAAATATATGGGATCTGTAGCATATCTACTTGAAATATCCTCAGGACGAGCAACCTGAAAGAGTGAATAAATCTTATGGAATCAAATTCTGATGAGGATTGTGACTTTTCTTTGCTTCAGATATGCACGTTTTGTGTGGTGAAATATGTACAACAAATATGTTACGTGGGTTATAACAAGTGAAAGAGAGTAAAAGTGGATTTGCCCAAAGGAGACACAAAAGCCTCTTTCTCTGGTTTTTGTTCCTCAAAAGCAACTAGTACTTTTCTTGTTCGTTAGGAAGTAGTTTTCATGCACTGGTCACACAGTAACAAGTATAATTTGTTAGTAGATTGTGATTGGAGAGATAGAGTTATTATGATATAATAGAAACGGTTTTAAGGATTTTATCTTTACTTCTTTATATAAAGAAGGTTATCAATGTCATTACGAGCTATAGAGTTACTATTAAACTTTTCAAGTCACCTGTTCTGAAGTTGTTATCGAACCATCACAATAAAAGGTTTAAGCAGCTATCGAGTTAGTATTAGACTTATAAAATCATTCGTTGTCGAGTTGTTATCAATCATCCATAACATAAAGGTTTAAACAATGACTAGATATAAAAAATCAGCAGAATTTAACATGTGGCATTGATTGATTGGTGATACTTACAGGATTTAGGAGGCACAACAAAGAATTCATTTGATTTCTTCCCACGGAGTCTCCAACAAAGGCCATGGACTTTCCTCTGACAATCTCTAAGAAAAGGGTTGCATCGAAGAGTGGAAGCTCGCATTCATCAGGTTTCCACCTCCATTTGAGGAACTCTCTGTCAGGTCTCCCAAACTTCATGCAGTTTTGCTGGTCTATTATCAAATCACAGGTCTCATTGTCATAATAAGCTCCTTTACTGTACGGAACCCACTCCCCAGAAAACACGTTGCATCGTTTTATCTCTGTCACGTTAAAATCATAGCTGCTTCTACTAACATACACCTCATTAGGAGAGGAAAAACTAGAGTTTATCGTAAGAGAAAACGGCAACATGAGAATGAGCAGGGTGAATGGAAGAAGGATAACAACACTCTTGAGAAGGTTTAGGTTTCCTTGTGCATACTTCCCCTTCCCATTCAGAACTTTCATGGCTGAGATAAAATCTGCATTCGAAGCTTTGTGAGATGGTTTATATATATGTGTTCATCTCTTGTATTTTGATGTGTGGTTAGCGTAAAGATAAAGAAACTGAGTAGCAACTATAGTGGCTTGGAATGTTCATATTGTGGATTTTATGATAGGTCATAGTTTTTGGGATAGAGTGATTATTACACATAGTGATAAAccctttaattaaataaatctttttttttgttaattttttttaattcatttaggATAAGGtagtaatatttattaaaaacataaacaatAATTGTTGGGTTGGGTGACTTTTATCATTTaggaaatatttaattattttcttggctccattgaatatatatttaatatttacagAGTTTAATGAATTGAATGGATATTTTTATGGTAGTAAAATACAGGTCCAAAACCTCAACAATAAAGTATTAGTTATTTTATTGACTTTTTTTAAGGTGGATATGAGAAGTTTTGATTAATCTAGGGAAAACTTGTCAActatttatcaaaatataaatactaattattattttggataattttttaccatatagtaaatatattactttaataGGTTCAATTCTCTTGAAGGAATAATTCAAAGCTTCAAAACCTAAGAGTGGTGATATTTATTAGAAGCAGAGCTGGCATGACATATTGAAGTTGTAGAGTAAATTGAAAAAATACCAGGttcttgttttcttattaaggTAGGTGtgaattgaatttttaattaatgcagtaattatttaattaatttttttcctctACCAAGGTTAGACTagttcttattattttatttatttattgcaaagttttgattttattatcaccattttaaattattaaattttatctcttaattttctaaaaaaatcagCATTGACCTTCTATCTACAAAAAAATGGGAAATTACAAAGtcttcatttatttatatatactatatttttagaaaatagcATTAATATTTACTTTATATTATGTTAAGTAGTTCTGTTATATTAAAGTTAATTAGTACATTACATTAAATTAATGGTAATGAAGTAATTAAGTTCAAATGATCATTATTGTTAATATACTTTATcaacataatataatttaataattttattgccACTACTATTAGTAAGTATATTTCTTTTccgttaaattttttatttacttttaaataaaaattactaaacTCAACACCAGCactgaaatttttattttttttatctttaaaaaaaatgtaattgtaGATTAAATTAGCTTTTCACTCTTCCTATTTATttagtctttttttttaaattgttcaaAATTATAACGGcgtaaatttaatttaaacaagTGAGTatatagaaattttaaaaaatcaattaaagaCCAAATTGAGTTGTTTAAAAATGGAAGgacaacaaaataattttaccttgcatttaaattatatatgcaTTTTTTGTACTCTATAAGAGATGAAACATGCAAATGTGTTTGATGATTGAAAATGTGTTCTTAACATTTCCTATgatgtttataattattaattacaatatacctttatcttattttttatacGGTTAATATAGTATTACATCATTTAGAAATctatataaaaaacaatttaaatattatttttttcaatttattaaaaagtaaaatcgTAATAAAACAAGTTTCAAAACAAACCATACTTCAAATTCAATAACTGATTTTAACATAGAGTCAAAAcaattttatgtgtttttttataagctcgaaatataatttataaaacacATCAAATTATTAATATGAAAGTTAAGTGATAGAACATCCCAAAtctcataaaaatatttatgtctATAAAAAAAGGGTTCCATTTTTTAAAGGTTAGTTACTTTCTTTTGCAAGTCTTTGTCGTTGTAATGGTAGGACATGGCTGGTAATTCTGGaagcaaaaattaaaacaaaaaagaaatggACATAAAAGAATAACCATGTGACACTAGACATCACCATTGAAAATGAAACATTAaagcaaaataataatttttatatattcacaTGACAACTACTTGATAACAAAATGttaaactaaataataattataatacaaataattaaCAAACATACtacaaaaaatagttataaaatacttgtattgaataataagttgtcaatataataattcaaCATTAAAAAAGATGGCTGAAGAATTAAAGGAGTGTGGGTTCCAAAATTTCGACattcatataattaaaaaaactatgaagacatatataatataaacaaGATATTAGCCTTAATAATTTGTGCACTCATTGAAATGaaatgttataaataataaacataatgATTGGACCACATGAATAATTggaaaatattatgaaaaataatttgatttaccATAGTTGAAAGTGTGTGGGTTCCTCTTGCAGACAGTAGTCAATTTATTGAGTTTCAATTTCCATATGGCATTAGTATGAAAGGAGTGGGTGCTTAAAAAGTTGAAAgagatatttaaaatattattatttataaaattattgtttaacTAATTGAGAAGAAGGTGATGGAGTTGCCAGCTAAGGAAGAATAATGTGCAAATCAAGCCAAAATCCTAAACACAACTTAAGTGGTCCTCCATGCACAACAAAAACTATATCTTTATTTCACAAAAACTTCCAAAATGACAACctaatttcatttaatttatgtttttaagaACAAATATGGTCGGATTTTGAAGGTGGAATTCGATTCAATCTTTTTAAATTGTCGTTTTTCGATGTTTAAATATGATAATGAGAGACGTTTCACCTATTGATAagactctgacgatcaagttagtgagAACATTTAAAAGTATGAGTGTAGTGTCTATTGCGTGAAATCATGCTTACCTTTTGTTCGGGGTTTGAAAACCCTTTTATAAAACTTGTAGATCCCCTTTAACAACGACataataatttgttaatatattCTCTTTATTGTAGAATTGTTGATATACAAAGTATTGTCTCcgattatttatatttttattaaacttGTGCCGATAAAAAACTTAAGTTATGcagttatattaaatatttaagttaTTCTTTATTTCTTGTTATTTTAGCATGTGACATTAATATCTTCATTATCTGTTAAAAACgatttctttaaaaattaaaattatcggATTTGGTCTTGTTTGGGTCGAATCATGTTAATTGAGATCAAGTTTAGTAGACCGAAGGATCAGCACTAAACAATACAATttacttcaaaaaaaaatatttcaaaattaatgttgttgcatataatttaaattaagccatagtttttttattagtttaatCAGGATTAGTATGAGATCTTAGAAAAGTATACTAAACTttacaacaaaatattatttttcttatttaaactAGTTCAATGTTTATAAAATGCGATAATTATTTTTGTGGTGTTAAAGGAGACACCTAaattaatattcaaaataaaaagtaattaattaacatAGTACCTGCAAAAAGAAAAAGTGATGGTTACTCCACATTTGCTTAGTGTGGCACATTAATTCTTCTCATATATAGCAATTGATATGATAAAAGTATTTGTGATGGATGCATTTGAAGGGGTTCAATCGATTACATAAAAGAAAGTGCCACGTTTTTGTTGTGGGTCTTCTTCTGTTATTATCAACCCAAAATGCAATCATGCAAAACTTGAACATTAGCCACTTGCTTTGCTTGATTTTATTGCACATCTACCACTCAATTTATGGTCCccgtattattaatatttaatatccCACTTTATACTAAAACGCTATTAATATTgctttattttacaaaatataagTTTAACATCAAGTATTTATCTAACTAACCATATTCAATGACATGGAAAATTactagaaaattatgaaataaaaactaaatttagaattagttgttatagtgactaaattagatactattttcatatactaaaaaaatgtttagtttctaaatttgtttctaatttaatctctataacaactaattactttttgtttttaaaattagtttctattttatgatttttttagtgatagTTTTTTACCCTTTTATTCAAATTGGTATACGAcatacaataattatataaacaattttttttccattcttGTAAAGTTTCAAATCATTTTAGTTTCTATAGTTTTTTATATCTATGTTTAATCCCCGTTTATGTTCCTTCATCAATATTAGATtatgtgagttttttttttttttttttccttttatcatCCATTTTTGGTTTTCCGATTAATatggataaataaataaaataatgtattgacactataagaaaatcatgaaatataaatcaattttaagacgccaaaataattagttacaatagaaactaaaatagagaccattttggaaacttaaaaaaaaaaattggtttctgaattattttctattattgttaaatagtttctaaattggtatctaattaacaactaaagttttaactaccaattatttagtttctaaatttggtataaAAAACATTGGtcgctaattagataccaatttagaaactatttaacaatagtataaattaatttaaaaatcaaatttctttttagtttctaaaatggtctctaatttagttactattgcaactaattattttggtttctatttcatgattttcttgtagtgtgagaaatagatttttaaaaaaaaatatagaccagtaatttaataaataaaaacatttttaaactaatagtattttttaaaaatatgttgacTCAGCTTGTACTTTCTAATAATTTCTCATGAATTTGTGAGGTTTGACAACTTAGTCTcgtaaaatatttcaaatagcTATGCTTGGCTTTTTTTTGGCCGTGCTATACAATTTTGAATTTCATATTTATTGTAATGCTATATATTAATCTGGTACCATGAAGTTCTCTCATTATGTTATCATGCTAGAAAACATTATGTAGTTCATTAAGAAGTTAACAAAGTGAATGATAGTTaagttttttaaactaaaaaaattgtgtgTACAGAagattttattgaaaacataaaattaCTTTGGTGATCTATGTTTGATATCTAACTATTAATCATGCAATTGAAACATatatcaatataataaataatgtttaaGTAGTTGGATGTGCCAACTACCAAAGACTTCTTTAATTTGGGATCAAATTTAAtctcttaaaaatataaatttaaatataattcattCTTATAACATATTAAGAATTAAGTTAGGAACGTAACTCATCTTATTAAATTAGCTTGTAAGTGagaattatttttagttatatattatcaattgatgttatctttaatttatgtaaaatctttaacataaaataattgattGGTAGAGATGAATCTAGAATAAACTTTTTTACATTTACGAACAAGTATAAACTTTTTTAGTTCTACACTTTAAGCCAATTTTAATCATTTCTAATATATATCCTTTATTGTTTACACTGATTTGTtgcttttttttacataaatactGTGCATTATTCTTCATGGCAAGTATATATTTGCTTATTGAGGAtcaaaagaaactaagaaacaACTAAAACTACAAGGCAACATCTTTGAGTTTGTTCAAGTGGTCCTTCATTCTGAATTGTGCGTTCTGTCATTcaaatggtccttacattctgAATTGTGTAAAGAATATTTCACTCATTTATGATAAACACCAAAAACATATATCAATGAACAAAAGGGGTGATCAAATTTGATCTTAATTTAAAAAGATTTACAATACATGTGCGCAATGAAGTTTACAATTACAAGCAAGGTTGCATAAATATCTGATAAATGTATGAGATAAAATTCATTTGTCAATGTGAACGCATATGAAGCCTCTGTTCTGCTGATCTCACACCCTCCATCTTCAACATTCCTAGCAGAAAATCACTCCATGTGTCTATAGGACCAGGCAAACACCAATGAACACAATCATTGTACAGTGTCACATTTTCATTAGGCAAATGACCATATCTACTTGGGTGACCATCTGGTCTCAACAATGATGCTTGTGTGATATCAAATAGCCTATATTTCAAGCCCTTCTTTCTGGCATCCTTTTCAGCAATCTTGAACTCCTCTAATTGAATCATATAAAACTCCAAATTGAGGCCCTCTAATTGTGTCTCATTGCTCCTAAATGGCTTGGTTCTGATGCAATTCCCACCCTGATTCCACAAGCCATTCTCAAAATGAGATGGGGCAAATGTCCTAAGAAACACTGTTCCTTTGAAGTTCTCTAATCTATTGATGGCCTTAAATGCAGTCCTGAAGGCCTTTCTGTAGCCATAGTACATGGTTAAGTCAGGGACATTTTCCAAGAGGCAGTAATGGCATCCAACAATTTTTTGATTCTCATAGAACACCATTGAACGTGTAAACCAATGTCCTCCATTGAGAATCACATAGTCAAAATCTTCAATTTGGGTTATCCATTTCTCATCTGGTTCATCAAGGTAAAGGTTGCATAGGCCAGTTGGGCCTGGCCCCTTTGAATCTGCTTCTGTGGATCTCACCAAATGAGTTGTCCAAAAAGAAGCCATGGTGAAGTTGTAACTTGGGTACCTCCACCTCATAAAATAATCATCTCTTTTATATGATACATCAATGGGCCATTCAACCTaagaagttcaaagaaaatGGTTGGAGAATGCTTGCACTAACAACCAAAGGAATATGTGCTACTTTGccaaacaaaataaaagcaAACAACAAAGTGGTGAATGAGATAGCTTGTCAAATATACGTCATTGGCTACCAAACAAACATCAAGTGTCGTTTCTTTGaaattttactattattttacaATAATGCATGACGTGATGCGTACTTAAttcatatgtattttttattcatgtGGTAATCATAAAAACAGCAATGTATATATTCTTCTTTTATCAGCTTAAATCATGTACTCTGTCTacaaacaaaattttcaaaccAGAATAACTGTTATTTATTCAGATGCATTAACTAAGTGTAACGCTGTTTTTATTCTGAGAAGAAAAAGGTTTGTATTCTGAGAAACTATTGCAATATTGTTTGAAGTCGAGCCACATGCACTGCAGAAAGTTTTCACTAGCAGAAAAACTTAAAAACGACGGCTATTTCAAATGTAAAATGACaactttttaaatgttttttaccaACGTGTAATTTTATGTCCAAAAGTAAAGAAAAGTGCTATTGAACTGCATAACAAAGAGGATGATTATGGTAACTTTTACACTTCCTTATATTAATTTATCTCTTTGTGACATCTTGGAACTATATATGTACTACTAATTTTAAACTCCCAAGCAATTgccaaattctgaaattattcTGTGTAACATCACCTTTAGAGGCATTCCTTTTAGCCTCCTTTATTATCCTAAGTCATGTTTTGGTGTTCCCAGTGAAAAGAAAGAACCCTGCATGTTACAAACTGGGAGGATCCAGCTCATAGGTGTGTTGTTTACATGTGAACTTTTCCGCAAAAGACACACAAATCGATGGCTAATCTCATTAATAATGCATTATGATATATTCACTTTTGTATTTGgggtaaataaaataattgagtgGTCCCATCTGGTCTCTCATCTTAGATTCCCTTCAAACGCAAACTAATATGAAATTTTGTCCATGCATGAATATATGGATTTGGTTGGCCAAGCTTTAATTTGCCATTAATTTCATATTCAACCAACGACTTAGCCCAATGCCAAGTCTTAATGTTATCAAAGAGTATTTGACGTGCACCAAAACATCACTAGTTTTTCTAATTTCAGAAATGTGACCTCCCAACAAGATCTATTATTTTGGTTCAGCTTCAACAATTATTGAACTCTGCAGAACTTCtcctctctctcttttctccctATCTTTCTTTCTAATAGTGGATAGAGTTTGGTGTTACAACTTTAACCTATAATAGCAACTCTTAATTGATTCATTTTGTTCATTTGTTCGGTAGAGGTTAAAGAATGATTATGTtgttttgtataagagttggaaCACTTTGAAACATCATAAATGATGAGTTAGGATACCGAAGTGTcctttttactttatttattttttgaaaaaaaactgCTCATTTTGTTACTTCTGTAACTACACTACACACAAGACCTCCATTTGCTAGAAACTTTTCAGAATTGTAGTACATCTCTACTTAAAAGTATTGTaaaaagaagaaggaatatTATAAAAGAGGATCAAGACAAActgaaaagattttttttataaaaacaaccaAAGGTAGTATAATAGTTATACTGATTCAAACCACCACATAGCTAATAGCCCTATGCAGATTGGTTGGAATGTCAAAAGACAATCTGACATAAAACAACAAGGAGATGGGGCACCTTGTGTTTTCCTTTTCCCTGTGTCACACAGGAGAAACGCAAGCAGATAGTACCCTTTAACACACACTCACCATAATTAGGTACATTCTATGTGTCATACACCAAGTTACAAGTTCTTATGTATTCTTCATTTGGTTTTCTTTCACAACCTAATAATTAGGTGTTAATTAACACCATCTTATAATTAAACGTGAAAGCTCAATTCTCAACCATTTCTACTTTTGGGTTTGGCAGGACGTGGAACAATTATTGCAGTCTGAAGTGCAACTTGACATAATACTGGTGTGTATATCTCAATGCAGAAGCAGATAGAATGTAAAGTACTGCTACCATCAACAGTGACTTAAGTCTTTTCTTGTTGAAAGTGTGTGACCAAGTTATAGCTTCCCACATAGGGTTATGGGGTGAGTACTGTTGAGTATCACAAGTATATCTGAGACGTCAAAATTTTCTATAGTGATTATACCGACACTTTGTTTCTGTATACAATGCTTAGTCTTAGAAAAACGAATTGCTATGAGTTGGACTGATAAACTTGGATGATTTTGGAGAATTTAGCAACACTAATCTAAGgttattatacattttttttatgtggtaGCTAGAGCAGAAGTGGAGGAGTTGAATTGAATGTGATTGGCACAGTTTCCCGGGAAAAGATTCGATTCCTCGGCATGCATGCTCGTTGTTTTCACGCATGTTACTTTCCTTTGATCATTTACCTAATCCTTGAATTTCGTAATGGCTTAGGTGAACTAACCAGGGACAAGTAAAAAGTACAAGGTATGTATAATACAAATAGTATAAAAATGTGTACTATAAAAAAGAGAGaagatgaaaaaagaaaaagatatttgACAATTGTGATAAAAATGGTAATAAAAAGTGTTGCAAAATATTGTTATATGGATAACAACTCATCGCAGTGAGGCTGGGATAGAGACATTTGGAGAAAGAAAACCAAATACGAGCTGATTAATTGTATTACACAGCTttcaaaaatagtttataattatTTGAGAAATAATTAAGATGAAGATAAAGTTAAGATAGTGATTTATTTGACTAAAAACTTTATTGATGTCTAATCTTCACGAGTCTGCAGACATTAGAAGAACAGTAGTAATTATGTCTGCTCATAGATTTGAAATCTCACCTTCTCcacttcaaatttttttaacttaaaatatcACAAAGTTTAGATTTCCATAAAGGAAAGGAAAAGGCTACTATTATTTACTAATTATTaagatatttattatttgtggCTCTGAATTTTAGGTAAGGATAAAGGCTTGCAATGTAATCAGAtccaaaactatttttaaactCTAGCTTTTctttttaagtattattttgTCTGGTAGAAAAGTAGTCTCTCAAACTAGGGTCAAACGTTAAAATGTGATCCTTTCCACTAATATTTTAGTTCTTATTTTCAATTACTTATATAAGAAGTTATGAAAACACcaagataataaaaatatataatatctttataaatttaaattaaaaaattcatattaaaaaGACTAACTAGCTGACAGGCTAAAACTTGCATCAGAATACTCTTGCAAAAGCTTAAAAGTTATTAATTATGAACCAATACTAAAGCATATATTTAGCAGAATACTCTTGCAGAAGGTTAAGAGTTGTTAATTATGAAGCAATTTAAAGCATATatttgtgtatatatatgtatataatcgGTTTAAAATGGtggagaaaacaaaaaatagaaaatggaaaagaaaagTAGTTGTAGATAGAAAGAAGCAGCTAATGTTCATCTGAGTAAAGAGAGACTTACCCTTGATAGGAGGCAAATCATGGACTGCATCTGGTTTCTGCCAACTGAGTCTCCAATAAAAGCCATGGATTTTCCCCTCATAATCTCAAGAAACTGGAAAGGGTTGAAGACAGGTAGTTCACATCCATTTGGCTTCCACTTCCACTTCAAGAAGTCAGAGTCTGGTCTACCATACTTCATGCAGTTTTGGTGCTCATGAATGGCCCAGCATGTTTTGTTTGTGTAATATGGAGCCTTTGGGTTTGGGAGCCATTCTCCAGTGAAAATGTCACACTTCTTGATGGAAGTTGAGGGTAAGCTTGCAGACTCATTCAGATCATCAAATGCTGAGGATGGCTTGGATTCTTTGTTCTTCAGTGATGATGAAGAGTATCTGAACAAAGGGTAGGACAGTGGTGTGACAGTGAATAGCAGTATGGCAAACACTGCAAGTAAAGTCACTTTTGGTATCATTTGTTTTGGGGTGCTTTTGCCAAAGAGAAGCTCTATAACTTGGAACTTCATTTTGGAAGGAGGGAGAAAGAGATGAGAAGAGAAGGGTAGGTAACAAACACATACAAACTATAGAAGAATGGAGAAGTTTTgcttatatataaaatatctgtCTCTCCAAATTAACTTAGCTAGAgaactttat comes from the Phaseolus vulgaris cultivar G19833 chromosome 8, P. vulgaris v2.0, whole genome shotgun sequence genome and includes:
- the LOC137825858 gene encoding protein trichome birefringence-like 19; translation: MKVLNGKGKYAQGNLNLLKSVVILLPFTLLILMLPFSLTINSSFSSPNEVYVSRSSYDFNVTEIKRCNVFSGEWVPYSKGAYYDNETCDLIIDQQNCMKFGRPDREFLKWRWKPDECELPLFDATLFLEIVRGKSMAFVGDSVGRNQMNSLLCLLNPVARPEDISSRYATDPIYFRRWFYADYNFTVVTLWSPFLVRSSDVHSSLTNLYLDKADESWSGEVKNFDFVIISAGQWFFRPALFYEKGQVVGCHKCEQRNITELSHYYGYRKAFRTALRTMVKMKGYKGVTFLRTFSPAHFENSEWNKGGSCERRKPYGKEEMKFDGYIFETYKVQVEEFRGARREGRKRGLKFLMLNTTEMMLRRPDGHPNNHVWGHEMKNTHSDCVHWCLPGPIDTWNELLFYQLKTHHKSFISS
- the LOC137824047 gene encoding protein trichome birefringence-like 19, with product MKFQVIELLFGKSTPKQMIPKVTLLAVFAILLFTVTPLSYPLFRYSSSSLKNKESKPSSAFDDLNESASLPSTSIKKCDIFTGEWLPNPKAPYYTNKTCWAIHEHQNCMKYGRPDSDFLKWKWKPNGCELPVFNPFQFLEIMRGKSMAFIGDSVGRNQMQSMICLLSRVEWPIDVSYKRDDYFMRWRYPSYNFTMASFWTTHLVRSTEADSKGPGPTGLCNLYLDEPDEKWITQIEDFDYVILNGGHWFTRSMVFYENQKIVGCHYCLLENVPDLTMYYGYRKAFRTAFKAINRLENFKGTVFLRTFAPSHFENGLWNQGGNCIRTKPFRSNETQLEGLNLEFYMIQLEEFKIAEKDARKKGLKYRLFDITQASLLRPDGHPSRYGHLPNENVTLYNDCVHWCLPGPIDTWSDFLLGMLKMEGVRSAEQRLHMRSH